The sequence ACGTCGATGGCGAGACCGGCGAGCACGGCCTTGACGGGAGAGCCCGGCTTGCGGGGCGGGTCCTCGACAGGGGCTTCGGGCGTGGCGTAGGGGTTCGCGGACATGTCAGACGCCGACCTCCATCACGCTGTCTGCTCGAGCGCGCGTTCGTCGCTGCGCTGCTCGCCCTCGGGATAGTGGTACCACGCTTCGTGCGGCGACAGAACCCCGCATTGCGGGCATTGCGTCTTCGGCCACCGGAAGCCGCAGCCGGGACACACGCCGCGGGTCCAGAACGTATGCCAGGTGGTGCCGCAGCTCGGCACGCATTGCCAGCGATCCTCGGCGCGCGGGCGGTACTCGCAGGCGGGGCAGTAGATCTGCGCTTCCTTGCTCATGCGTCGTCGCTCGTCGTCCATTGCGGATTCCACGCGACTTCCCACAGGTGCTCGTCCGGATCCATGAAATAGCCGGCATAGCCGCCCCAGACCGTGTCGTGCGCGGGTTTGACGATCGTTGCACCCGCGCGCGCCGCCTGCTCCATGACCGCGTCGACTTCCGCCTTCGACGAAACATTGTGCCCGATCGTGAGGTCCACGGGATTCGGCCGGCCCGAGTGAATGCCGGTATCGTGTGCGATGCTGGCGCGGGGCCACAGCGCGAGCTTCAGCCCCGCCTGCAGCTCGAAGAAAGCCACCGCGCCGTGCTCG is a genomic window of Burkholderiales bacterium containing:
- a CDS encoding VOC family protein encodes the protein MKPRITLLTLGVDDLDRAVRFYRDGLGLATDGVVGTEFEHGAVAFFELQAGLKLALWPRASIAHDTGIHSGRPNPVDLTIGHNVSSKAEVDAVMEQAARAGATIVKPAHDTVWGGYAGYFMDPDEHLWEVAWNPQWTTSDDA